In Kitasatospora sp. NBC_00240, the following are encoded in one genomic region:
- a CDS encoding NF041680 family putative transposase: MSGLVELSSFRMELFGALPRRADALFELVDAVLCADGPVVSLPELSLESVHRRGHGAMYDALANGRIDVGRLRLALAALELPRGADRQLSIAVDVTPWPRPDAECSPARLHCYRPCRCDGVRQTIPGWPYQVAAALGGGRSSWTGVLDAVRIGPGDDPTAVTAAQIRDLLERLREAGQWRDGDPEVLFVLDSGYDIVRLTWLLREEPVRLLGRIRSDRVMHHPAGRRKGPWPGRQPRHGEEFRLAHSATHPDPVQESATRHDRFGAVTARCWGRLHPKLERRQGGWTGHEGELPIVEGTLVHLVVEHLPGNRDPKPLWLWHSVPDATAHDVDRLWRIFLRRFDLEHTFRFLKQTLGLTRPRLRHPEQADRWAWLLVAAHTQLRLARPLAEDLRRPWEKPLDPGRLTPARVRRGYHRIRRIVGTPANPPKATRPGPGRPTGSTSAPAPRHPVGKNQSKKDNPSTGTPRGNL, encoded by the coding sequence ATGTCGGGTTTGGTCGAACTGTCCTCCTTTCGGATGGAGTTGTTCGGTGCGTTGCCGCGCCGCGCGGACGCGTTGTTCGAGCTGGTGGACGCGGTGCTGTGTGCGGACGGGCCGGTGGTGTCGCTGCCGGAGTTGAGCCTGGAGTCGGTGCACCGGCGCGGCCACGGGGCGATGTACGACGCTCTGGCGAACGGCCGGATCGATGTCGGACGACTGCGGCTGGCTCTGGCCGCGCTTGAGTTGCCGCGCGGGGCGGATCGGCAACTGTCGATCGCGGTGGACGTGACGCCCTGGCCGAGGCCTGACGCGGAGTGCTCGCCGGCCCGCCTGCACTGCTACCGGCCGTGCCGGTGCGACGGCGTCCGGCAGACGATTCCAGGCTGGCCGTACCAGGTCGCCGCCGCGCTGGGCGGCGGCCGCTCGTCCTGGACCGGGGTGCTCGACGCGGTCCGTATCGGGCCTGGCGACGATCCTACGGCGGTCACCGCCGCCCAGATCCGCGACCTGCTGGAACGGCTTCGTGAGGCCGGGCAGTGGCGCGACGGCGACCCCGAGGTGCTGTTCGTCCTGGACTCCGGCTACGACATCGTGCGCCTGACCTGGTTGCTGCGCGAGGAGCCGGTGCGGCTGCTCGGCCGGATCCGCTCCGATCGCGTGATGCACCACCCGGCCGGCCGCCGCAAGGGACCGTGGCCCGGCCGGCAGCCCCGCCACGGGGAGGAGTTCCGCCTCGCCCACTCGGCCACGCATCCGGATCCGGTCCAGGAGTCGGCCACCCGCCATGACCGGTTCGGCGCCGTGACCGCCCGCTGCTGGGGGCGCCTGCACCCGAAGCTGGAACGCCGCCAGGGCGGCTGGACCGGCCACGAGGGCGAACTTCCCATCGTCGAAGGCACGTTGGTTCACCTGGTGGTCGAGCACCTGCCAGGCAACCGGGACCCGAAACCGTTGTGGCTGTGGCATTCGGTCCCCGACGCGACTGCCCACGATGTCGACCGGCTGTGGCGTATCTTCCTGCGGCGATTCGACCTCGAGCACACGTTCCGCTTCCTCAAGCAGACTCTCGGCCTCACCCGGCCCCGCCTCCGCCACCCCGAACAGGCCGACCGGTGGGCCTGGCTCCTCGTGGCCGCCCACACGCAACTCCGCCTCGCCCGTCCCCTCGCCGAGGACCTCCGCCGCCCCTGGGAGAAACCCCTCGACCCCGGCCGCCTCACCCCGGCCAGGGTCCGCCGCGGCTATCACCGGATCCGCCGGATTGTCGGCACTCCCGCGAACCCGCCGAAAGCCACCCGCCCCGGCCCAGGCCGCCCCACCGGCAGCACCTCAGCCCCCGCACCCCGCCATCCCGTCGGAAAAAACCAGAGCAAAAAGGACAACCCCTCGACCGGAACGCCGAGGGGCAACCTTTAA
- a CDS encoding extracellular solute-binding protein produces the protein MKRRLLCLSAIGVTGALALSACSSGGSNSPVAGPSKTTIKLVAADYGDKESNSSKAYWDAVASAFTAANPAITVDVQVVNWNDIDKQVKTMIQSGNVPDVLQTGGYADKVADDLLYKATDVLSPATQANFIDTFSKAGQVQGTQYGIPFVSSARAFFYNKALFAQAGITEAPKTWDDVRKDAQLIKAKVPGVTPYALPLGPEEAQGESMMWELGNGGGVTDASGKYAINSAANIETFRWLKADLVDGGLTYPNPATTDRKTAFADFGAGKAAMLNGHPSLIQMSKDGKVDYAVAPIPGKDGPLASTLGVADWVMAFKKNGHQEQVKSFLDFAFNKENTLKFDELYNLMPVTKDTLADMTSSGKHADLAPFFALLPQAKFYPLGDTSWDAVSAEIKKSGGTAVSGDPAKVLGDLQKKAEAAAADK, from the coding sequence ATGAAGCGACGTCTGCTGTGCCTCTCGGCCATCGGTGTCACCGGCGCCCTCGCGCTCTCGGCGTGCTCCTCCGGCGGCTCGAACTCCCCGGTCGCCGGTCCCTCGAAGACCACGATCAAGCTTGTGGCGGCCGACTACGGCGACAAGGAGTCCAACAGCTCCAAGGCCTACTGGGACGCCGTCGCCTCCGCGTTCACCGCGGCCAACCCCGCCATCACGGTCGACGTCCAGGTGGTCAACTGGAACGACATCGACAAGCAGGTCAAGACGATGATCCAGTCCGGCAACGTTCCCGACGTGCTGCAGACAGGCGGCTACGCCGACAAGGTCGCCGACGACCTGCTGTACAAGGCGACTGACGTCCTCTCACCCGCGACGCAGGCCAACTTCATCGACACCTTCTCCAAGGCCGGCCAGGTCCAGGGCACCCAGTACGGCATCCCGTTCGTCTCCTCGGCGCGTGCCTTCTTCTACAACAAGGCCCTCTTCGCACAGGCCGGCATCACCGAGGCCCCCAAGACCTGGGACGACGTCCGGAAGGACGCCCAGCTGATCAAGGCGAAGGTCCCCGGCGTCACCCCCTACGCGCTGCCGCTCGGTCCCGAGGAGGCCCAGGGCGAGAGCATGATGTGGGAGCTCGGCAACGGCGGCGGCGTCACCGACGCCTCCGGCAAGTACGCCATCAACTCCGCAGCCAACATCGAGACGTTCCGCTGGCTGAAGGCCGACCTCGTCGACGGCGGCCTGACCTACCCCAACCCGGCCACCACCGACCGCAAGACCGCCTTCGCGGACTTCGGCGCCGGCAAGGCCGCGATGCTCAACGGCCACCCCTCGCTGATCCAGATGTCCAAGGACGGCAAGGTCGACTACGCGGTGGCCCCGATCCCCGGCAAGGACGGCCCGCTGGCCTCCACCCTCGGTGTCGCCGACTGGGTGATGGCGTTCAAGAAGAACGGCCACCAGGAGCAGGTGAAGTCGTTCCTCGACTTCGCCTTCAACAAGGAGAACACGCTCAAGTTCGACGAGCTGTACAACCTCATGCCGGTCACCAAGGACACCCTCGCCGACATGACCAGCAGCGGCAAGCACGCCGACCTGGCGCCGTTCTTCGCGCTGCTCCCGCAGGCGAAGTTCTACCCGCTGGGTGACACCAGCTGGGACGCGGTCTCCGCCGAGATCAAGAAGAGCGGCGGCACCGCCGTCTCCGGCGACCCCGCCAAGGTCCTCGGAGACCTGCAGAAGAAGGCCGAAGCGGCAGCTGCCGACAAGTAG
- a CDS encoding 1-phosphofructokinase family hexose kinase, with translation MPGSTPPILTLTVNPTIDICCEVDRLADIGKTRARVRFVAAGGGGINVARDVSRLGGRATAVHTAGREVGQRLNRLLDEEGVDHLALGIAGETREAFVLFETESRRSYHIVPPGPRLDDSEGGRLLDALARAASGHQYVVASGSLSSGLPDAFYAAVARRVKEAGARLVLDTSGRALRESLHEGVFLRRCNNHEAASLAGRAVRSFDDARTVNESLLAAGATEIAVTTLGELGALCSTRHGHTELRVPPLPGEPLSDAGAGDAMVAALTLRLAAGDDPVEACALGVAVAAASVLTPDTEPFDRELAESLYPAVRIRRQAGS, from the coding sequence ATGCCGGGGAGCACGCCTCCGATCCTCACCCTGACGGTGAACCCCACCATCGACATCTGCTGCGAGGTCGACCGCCTGGCGGACATCGGCAAGACCCGTGCCCGGGTCAGGTTCGTGGCCGCCGGTGGCGGAGGGATCAACGTCGCCCGGGACGTGTCACGGCTCGGAGGACGGGCGACCGCCGTCCACACCGCCGGCCGCGAGGTCGGCCAGCGCCTCAACCGCCTGCTGGACGAGGAGGGGGTCGACCACCTCGCTCTCGGGATCGCGGGTGAGACCCGCGAAGCGTTCGTGTTGTTCGAGACCGAGTCACGCCGCAGCTATCACATCGTGCCGCCGGGCCCGCGACTGGACGACTCGGAGGGAGGGCGTCTCCTGGACGCGCTGGCCCGGGCGGCCAGCGGCCATCAGTACGTCGTGGCCAGCGGCAGCCTGTCCAGCGGGCTTCCCGACGCCTTCTACGCGGCTGTCGCCCGCCGGGTCAAGGAGGCCGGGGCCCGGCTGGTGCTGGACACCTCGGGGCGGGCCCTGCGCGAGTCACTGCACGAGGGCGTCTTTCTGCGGAGGTGCAACAATCACGAGGCCGCCAGCCTCGCCGGCCGGGCGGTCCGGAGCTTCGACGACGCCCGCACCGTCAACGAGTCCCTGCTTGCCGCAGGAGCGACTGAGATCGCCGTCACCACCCTCGGGGAACTCGGCGCACTCTGTTCGACCAGGCACGGTCACACCGAGTTGAGAGTCCCGCCGTTGCCCGGCGAGCCACTCAGCGACGCCGGGGCCGGAGACGCAATGGTGGCCGCACTCACCTTGCGGCTGGCTGCGGGCGACGATCCGGTCGAGGCCTGTGCCCTCGGCGTGGCCGTGGCCGCCGCATCGGTGCTCACCCCCGACACCGAACCGTTCGATCGGGAGCTGGCTGAGTCCCTCTACCCCGCGGTGCGGATAAGACGGCAAGCCGGTTCATGA
- a CDS encoding aminoacyl--tRNA ligase-related protein → MELPTTADEPSERIDPSPVEAPLETVTSDPSVIERKLLTMRWSQTHIPTLRENPAEADAPSHQLLLRAGFIRQLMAGHYSLLPLAVRVRSKIVSIIREEMTVIGAQEFSLPAMHPAEVWRRSGRWDAMGEEMFRLTDRKGSELTLGMTHEEIFTSLATELKSYRELPQTWYQFQTKFRDEPRAKGGLLRTREFTMKDSYSFDLTQEGLDRSFDLHREAEHATSRRRPSARPR, encoded by the coding sequence TTGGAGTTACCGACAACCGCCGACGAACCTTCGGAACGCATCGATCCGTCTCCTGTCGAAGCGCCCCTGGAAACGGTCACGTCAGACCCGTCGGTCATCGAACGAAAGCTGCTGACCATGCGCTGGTCCCAGACGCACATCCCGACCCTTCGCGAGAACCCTGCCGAGGCCGACGCGCCGAGCCATCAGCTCCTGCTTCGCGCCGGATTCATCCGGCAGCTCATGGCAGGCCACTACTCGCTGCTGCCGCTCGCCGTCCGGGTACGGTCGAAGATCGTCAGCATCATCCGGGAGGAGATGACCGTCATCGGGGCGCAGGAGTTCTCCCTACCGGCGATGCACCCGGCGGAGGTGTGGCGGCGCAGTGGCCGGTGGGACGCCATGGGGGAAGAGATGTTCCGCCTGACGGACCGTAAGGGCTCCGAACTGACGCTGGGCATGACCCACGAGGAGATCTTCACGTCGCTCGCCACCGAGCTGAAGTCGTACCGTGAACTGCCGCAGACGTGGTACCAGTTCCAGACCAAGTTCCGCGATGAACCCCGCGCCAAGGGCGGCTTGCTACGGACCCGGGAGTTCACGATGAAGGACTCCTACAGCTTCGACCTGACACAGGAGGGCCTGGACCGGTCGTTCGACCTGCACCGTGAGGCCGAGCATGCCACCAGCCGTCGTCGGCCGTCTGCCCGGCCTCGTTGA
- a CDS encoding carbohydrate ABC transporter permease, giving the protein MARRRAVKKLPAIGRRTALIAVTAWSLALLFLLPYAEMVITALRPADELRDATYLPGHFAWSNLIDVWRESTLGTNLRVTLLVAAGSTLLVLLVALPAAYYTARVRYRGRNVFLLLVLVTQMFQPTSLLVGLYREFYQFGMLNSVWTLILCNAAFNLAFAIWILTAYISSIPVELEEAAQIDGLGRLGALRRVTVPLAMPGIVTALIFTFISAWNEFVMGLRLTTVPDSQPLTVGINNFIGNYTVQWNYLFAGSVVAILPVVVLFGLIEGKVVSGLTAGSVK; this is encoded by the coding sequence ATGGCCCGGCGCCGCGCCGTCAAGAAGCTGCCGGCCATCGGCCGTCGCACCGCCCTGATCGCCGTCACGGCCTGGTCCCTCGCGCTGCTGTTCCTGCTCCCGTACGCCGAGATGGTCATCACCGCGCTGCGGCCCGCCGACGAACTGCGCGACGCCACCTACCTGCCCGGTCACTTCGCCTGGTCCAACCTCATCGACGTATGGCGCGAATCGACCCTGGGCACCAACCTGCGCGTCACCCTGCTGGTGGCCGCCGGCTCCACCCTGCTCGTCCTGCTCGTCGCCCTGCCGGCCGCCTACTACACCGCGCGGGTCAGATACCGCGGCCGCAACGTCTTCCTGCTGCTCGTCCTGGTCACCCAGATGTTCCAGCCCACCTCCCTGCTGGTCGGCCTCTACCGCGAGTTCTACCAGTTCGGGATGCTCAACTCCGTCTGGACCCTGATCCTCTGCAACGCCGCCTTCAACCTCGCGTTCGCCATCTGGATCCTCACCGCCTACATCTCCTCCATCCCCGTCGAACTCGAGGAAGCCGCCCAGATCGACGGCCTCGGCCGACTCGGCGCCCTGCGCCGCGTCACCGTCCCCCTCGCCATGCCCGGCATCGTCACCGCCCTCATCTTCACCTTCATCTCCGCCTGGAACGAATTCGTGATGGGCCTGCGCCTGACCACCGTCCCGGACAGCCAGCCCCTCACCGTCGGCATCAACAACTTCATCGGCAACTACACCGTCCAGTGGAACTACCTCTTCGCCGGATCCGTCGTCGCCATCCTCCCCGTCGTCGTCCTCTTCGGCCTCATCGAAGGGAAGGTCGTCTCCGGCCTCACCGCCGGATCCGTCAAGTAA
- a CDS encoding IS5 family transposase, producing the protein MPALPSCLLEPLWDQFAALLPAREAFVANHPLGCHRRRIADRTVFEHIVLALVHGSGYERVSTPGCSDRTIRRRVKEWAEQGISESVHALALEAYDRMIGLGLGEISVDGCITKAPSGGDKAGRSPVDRGKQGLKRSVATDACGVPLGIVSDGANRHDSPLLGPTLDAAKDQVGALPEAVNVNLDRGYDSAKSRSLIAQLGFTAEIARKGVPAPIQAGKRWVVERTHSWMNDYGKLRRCTERSGSVVDFYLYLAAALVTLRMLIRRATSRYRWDGRPTTRRLK; encoded by the coding sequence GTGCCCGCGCTGCCATCTTGCCTGCTCGAACCCCTCTGGGACCAGTTCGCTGCACTCTTGCCTGCCCGGGAAGCGTTCGTCGCGAACCATCCGCTGGGCTGCCACCGCCGCCGGATCGCTGACCGGACGGTCTTCGAGCACATCGTGCTCGCGCTGGTCCACGGCTCCGGCTACGAGCGCGTCTCCACCCCTGGATGCTCCGACCGCACGATCAGGCGGCGTGTCAAAGAGTGGGCCGAGCAAGGGATTTCCGAATCTGTGCACGCTCTCGCGCTCGAGGCCTACGACCGGATGATCGGCCTCGGTCTGGGCGAGATCTCGGTGGATGGCTGTATCACCAAGGCCCCGTCCGGCGGTGACAAGGCCGGGCGCTCGCCGGTCGACCGGGGCAAGCAGGGTCTGAAGCGCTCCGTCGCCACCGACGCCTGCGGCGTCCCGCTCGGGATCGTCTCCGACGGGGCCAACCGGCACGACTCGCCCCTGCTCGGCCCGACCCTGGACGCCGCCAAGGACCAGGTCGGCGCGCTGCCGGAAGCCGTCAACGTCAACCTCGACCGCGGCTACGACAGCGCCAAGTCCCGTTCGCTGATAGCCCAGTTGGGCTTCACCGCGGAGATCGCCCGCAAGGGCGTGCCCGCCCCGATCCAGGCCGGCAAGCGCTGGGTGGTCGAGCGCACGCACTCGTGGATGAACGACTACGGCAAGCTCCGGCGCTGCACCGAGAGGAGCGGCAGCGTCGTGGACTTCTACCTCTACCTCGCCGCCGCCCTCGTCACGCTCCGCATGCTGATCCGCCGGGCAACGAGCCGCTACCGCTGGGACGGCCGGCCCACCACCCGACGCCTCAAGTGA
- a CDS encoding ROK family protein, with amino-acid sequence MSAAAPRVIAIDVGGTGIRTALIDAHAKVHDQTWRPTARERGPGSVVRTVTALAAELADAARRAAAPAHVIGLALPGIVDEATGTALYSATIGWRDVPFGDLITQATGLPTAITHDVRAGGIAEARLGAGRGHRRFLFVPIGTGIAAAIMTDATPEPGAHHRAGEIGHLTIRPRGDRCACGARGCAETYASASAISRRYAMATGYSADASEVAFLAADGEEAARRVWEQAVDVLADTLLQTATVLDPPLIVLGGAVAASGELLLSPLRAAMASKAVVTVVPALALAELGDRAGCLGAGLAALDLITVRADVGGHLR; translated from the coding sequence ATGAGCGCCGCAGCCCCCAGGGTCATCGCCATCGACGTCGGCGGCACCGGTATCAGGACCGCGCTCATCGACGCCCACGCCAAGGTGCACGACCAGACCTGGCGACCCACCGCACGCGAGCGCGGCCCAGGATCGGTCGTCCGCACCGTCACCGCCCTCGCAGCCGAACTGGCCGATGCCGCCCGCCGCGCCGCAGCACCCGCCCACGTCATCGGCCTGGCCCTCCCCGGAATCGTCGACGAAGCGACCGGCACCGCTCTGTACTCGGCCACCATCGGCTGGCGCGACGTCCCCTTCGGCGACCTCATCACCCAGGCCACCGGCTTACCCACCGCCATCACCCACGACGTCAGAGCCGGCGGCATCGCCGAAGCCCGCCTCGGCGCCGGCCGCGGCCACCGCAGGTTCCTCTTCGTCCCCATCGGCACCGGCATCGCCGCCGCCATCATGACCGACGCCACCCCCGAACCCGGCGCCCACCACCGCGCCGGCGAAATAGGCCACCTCACCATCCGCCCCCGCGGCGACCGCTGCGCCTGCGGAGCCCGCGGATGCGCCGAGACCTACGCCTCGGCCTCCGCCATCTCCCGCCGCTACGCCATGGCCACCGGGTACTCCGCCGACGCCTCCGAGGTCGCCTTCCTCGCCGCCGACGGCGAAGAGGCCGCCCGCCGCGTCTGGGAGCAGGCCGTCGACGTACTCGCCGACACGCTGCTCCAGACCGCGACGGTTCTCGACCCCCCGCTCATCGTGCTGGGCGGAGCAGTCGCCGCGTCCGGCGAACTCCTCCTGTCGCCCCTTCGAGCGGCGATGGCGTCCAAGGCCGTCGTCACCGTCGTTCCGGCCCTGGCCCTGGCCGAACTCGGCGACCGGGCCGGCTGCCTCGGCGCGGGTCTGGCGGCGCTCGACCTGATCACCGTCCGCGCCGACGTGGGAGGACACCTCCGATGA
- a CDS encoding carbohydrate ABC transporter permease: MSSHTPPKGAKGPCPPRPDAKARRRRGAGPLPWIGPAVALILLVVLWPVVEMVRTSFLRISTSGFVRGSAGLDKYRKLFDEPGFLPVLLWTALWTVAVVAATIVLSLALAQLFNQNFPGRRLTRWALIAPWAASVLMTAIGFKWMLNQTAGVLNTALTDLGIVDGPQDWLGDPASAKPWMALVAVFVSLPFTTYTILAGLQTVPGEVYEAAKVDGTSTWQTYRLITLPMLRPALLVALVINLINVFNSFPVIWGMTQGGPDSDTATTTVFAFQLMNTDIGESAAMSVVNFGLIVVMVLAFLKVSRWNEEN; the protein is encoded by the coding sequence GTGTCATCACACACTCCACCCAAGGGCGCCAAGGGCCCCTGCCCTCCTCGCCCGGACGCGAAAGCCCGCCGCCGTCGCGGTGCCGGCCCGCTGCCGTGGATCGGTCCGGCCGTCGCCCTGATCCTGCTCGTCGTCCTGTGGCCCGTCGTCGAGATGGTCCGCACCTCGTTCCTGAGGATCAGCACCAGCGGCTTCGTCCGCGGCAGCGCCGGCCTCGACAAATACCGCAAACTCTTCGACGAACCCGGCTTCCTCCCGGTCCTCCTCTGGACCGCCCTGTGGACCGTCGCGGTCGTCGCCGCCACCATCGTCCTCTCGCTCGCCCTGGCCCAGCTGTTCAACCAGAACTTCCCCGGCCGCCGCCTCACCCGCTGGGCACTCATCGCCCCCTGGGCCGCATCCGTCCTGATGACCGCCATCGGCTTCAAGTGGATGCTCAACCAGACCGCCGGAGTCCTCAACACCGCCCTCACCGACCTCGGCATCGTCGACGGCCCGCAGGACTGGCTCGGCGACCCCGCCTCCGCCAAACCCTGGATGGCCCTGGTCGCCGTCTTCGTCTCCCTCCCCTTCACCACCTACACCATCCTCGCCGGCCTCCAGACCGTCCCCGGCGAGGTCTACGAAGCAGCCAAGGTCGACGGCACCAGCACCTGGCAGACCTACCGCCTCATCACCCTGCCCATGCTGCGCCCGGCCCTGCTCGTCGCACTGGTCATCAACCTGATCAACGTCTTCAACTCCTTCCCCGTCATCTGGGGCATGACCCAGGGCGGCCCGGACAGCGACACCGCGACCACCACCGTCTTCGCCTTCCAGCTGATGAACACCGACATCGGCGAATCCGCCGCCATGTCCGTCGTCAACTTCGGCCTGATCGTGGTCATGGTGCTGGCCTTCCTCAAGGTCAGCCGCTGGAACGAGGAGAACTGA
- a CDS encoding GAF domain-containing SpoIIE family protein phosphatase, giving the protein MDRIVGRLRDLAHTQRRFQDLLDAVMAVGRDLDLPVVLRRVITTAMSLVDARYGALGVLSEDGEHLEEFIPVGLSEREVQALAGVALPHGRGLLGHLIDHPGPLRVADIGAHPDAVGFPPGHPPMRTLLGVALTGRGRVFGNLYLCGRRDGQPFDEHDQDILVALAGAAGLAIENARLYRKVRASAEYFQRLLLPSLPDVAPFSVAAIYRPAATPDHVGGDWYDALMLPDGACALVIGDVAGHDLKSAATMAQTRNMLRALLYDRRTPPSRVLTQLDRTLQAITDNPITTTCLARIEPAEDGWTIHWSNAGHPPPLLIGPDGTARYLHADPGLPLGVDPDVPRPDHKCPLPGNATLVLFTDGLVEHPHRPLDAGLTALAQVAAAHAALPLEDLCRTLADAHLTDGRDDLAVLALRTPPTAPTPGTPATHSRAREQDVPRPW; this is encoded by the coding sequence ATGGACCGGATCGTCGGCCGTCTACGGGACCTGGCCCACACCCAGCGCCGGTTCCAGGACCTGCTGGACGCGGTGATGGCGGTGGGCCGGGACCTGGACCTGCCCGTCGTGCTCCGCCGGGTGATCACCACCGCGATGAGCCTCGTCGACGCCCGCTACGGCGCGCTCGGCGTGCTCAGCGAAGACGGCGAACACCTGGAGGAGTTCATCCCCGTAGGGCTGAGCGAACGCGAGGTGCAGGCCCTGGCCGGGGTCGCCCTCCCCCACGGGCGCGGCCTCCTGGGACACCTCATCGACCACCCCGGACCGCTTCGCGTCGCGGACATCGGCGCCCACCCGGACGCCGTCGGCTTCCCACCGGGCCACCCGCCGATGCGGACACTGCTCGGGGTGGCGCTCACCGGCCGCGGACGCGTCTTCGGCAACCTCTATCTTTGCGGGCGGCGCGACGGACAGCCCTTCGACGAGCACGACCAGGACATCCTCGTGGCGCTCGCCGGCGCGGCCGGCCTCGCCATCGAGAACGCCCGCCTCTACCGGAAGGTCCGCGCCAGCGCCGAGTACTTCCAGCGCCTCCTCCTTCCCAGCCTGCCCGATGTGGCGCCCTTCTCCGTCGCGGCGATCTACCGGCCCGCCGCCACCCCGGACCACGTCGGAGGCGACTGGTACGACGCCCTGATGCTCCCCGACGGCGCCTGCGCCCTGGTCATCGGCGACGTCGCCGGACACGACCTGAAGTCCGCCGCCACCATGGCCCAGACCCGCAACATGCTGCGCGCCCTCCTCTACGACCGCCGCACCCCGCCCAGCCGCGTCCTGACGCAGCTCGACCGCACCCTCCAAGCGATCACCGACAACCCGATCACCACCACCTGCCTCGCCCGCATCGAACCCGCCGAGGACGGCTGGACGATCCACTGGAGCAACGCCGGACACCCGCCACCGCTCCTGATCGGCCCCGACGGCACCGCCCGCTACCTGCACGCCGACCCCGGCCTGCCGCTCGGCGTCGACCCCGACGTGCCCCGCCCCGACCACAAATGCCCGCTGCCCGGCAACGCCACCCTCGTACTCTTCACGGACGGCCTGGTCGAACACCCCCACCGCCCCCTGGACGCCGGCCTCACCGCCCTCGCCCAGGTCGCCGCCGCCCACGCCGCTCTGCCCCTCGAAGACCTGTGCCGGACCCTGGCCGACGCCCACCTCACCGATGGACGCGACGACCTCGCCGTCCTCGCCCTGCGCACCCCACCCACCGCGCCGACCCCCGGGACACCGGCGACACACTCCCGGGCCCGGGAACAGGACGTACCCCGCCCCTGGTAG